One Aphidius gifuensis isolate YNYX2018 linkage group LG5, ASM1490517v1, whole genome shotgun sequence genomic region harbors:
- the LOC122857637 gene encoding fibrillin-1-like produces MIWNYFFLFIFIESIRSQDVKDVGNDKMENKFEKCCGLGKSWANEGLKCDKFIGPVSGLSQVEQGLCLEAVDICCNRVYHEISCKIGKKKAKEGLGCTDETNKKLENDHYQKDCCEGCKLGILTGSMGQGCAFNGFSFGIPWDPAFMECCHETESPSNTSTSTTINNKKSTTVVPTESTPTSSSDLDLSLEFTDDDNSTSAENTKSKNICTILKGLLCSDICVPVDGSYYCDCPKGWVLLEDKKTCRSETPINRCESDNPCEHRCKDNGTAVICDCDPGFILADDGHSCNQKPTETTTIKITTLKPTKKKIKTTKKIISTTQKLITTTTPKLTTIPPTTIPTTIPTTIPTIIPTTIPTTTVKKLTTIKNNRNEKLTTRSSSNTDNLPQCPIGYHYNPEAGVCDDINECEDDQEICTFGKCENNIGSYICHDNLPDESSMRNVLIQPITDIKNRCPPGYEWDHQAENCLDIDECGVLIDQPCPINTHLCVNTHGSYSCHELSETTGCPAGFKYNTFDKKCQDVDECKEELHGCLSGVEVCRNTEGAYECDISCRKGFEFNRNSNMCIDINECEDNPCPLEKPICVNLPGFHQCRNKRKIKKKENLKATYKENEIIDEQKFEESIKKEDTIFIDQNNTLDFNLQSSCSSGYKNNGINCTDIDECTDGPGCQEHERCINNPGGYDCLPLCTAGTFFDRISKTCQDVNECLLGQHSCLENEICENTNGSFICKEPPSCDPGHRLQNNSCIDIDECTDNTHNCQENLHQYCVNRLGSFDCITRLPICEFGFNFSLSTNKCEDIDECNDTIKSPCDARLGERCVNLNGTFSCERPTINFNNIYQRRGACPSGYRYNSQQRDCEDVDECAEHLDSCGTEVCYNQPGGYTCASRPSPITPRPTRQETQPPPSSSDSNAQKKCATGLKYVRNRGCIDINECEEIEEACTSNEECINTSGSFTCKCKLGFRRDNLTQACVDINECQFQQNDCLPTQRCDNTLGSYICVRFLSCGTGYTLNAATESCEDDDECVLGTHDCSNGYHCRNTVGSYRCDKNQRGQVLTTTKKITTSTTSRPLSTTSRPLSTTTKIPIITTTMTTAMTTILPEIDAPRSCPPGFLRGSSNQCIDIDECQYGRSNPCSRQPMSRCVNTIGSYQCVSRKICEPGFKADLQTSRCIDIDECEDGTHQCGRGQLCENLPGRYACSCPRGYTIGDNNNCLDINECKIFGRNPCGGNGKCENTDGSYRCVCEEGFEKLNGDNVCQDIDECRINSNTCQHDCINMWGSYRCTCQHGYRLNHHDNRTCIDINECEEFKENNLCVGFCDNTMGSYLCRCPDGYRLSSDGRTCQDIDECSSGPVCRDLNDMCQNTRGGYKCNKIKCPIGYHRDEYRKNRCVRTSRYCPSGDLSCFRSPSHYSFNFITFVSMFPIPESTGQLELFTMRGTHLPGSTIQFNKSLVNVRSPPGLPRVTESYFTLRHPSPSDAVLCLSRSIPGPQEIELELSMEIYHGEAFAGSAVAKLFIYVTQYEF; encoded by the exons atgatttggaattatttttttttgtttatttttattgaatcaatTCGATCACAAG atgtcAAAGATGTTGGTAAtgataaaatggaaaataaatttgaaaaatgttgTGGTTTGGGTAAATCATGGGCAAATGAAGGTCTTAAatgtgataaatttattggaCCAGTATCTGGTTTATCACAAGTTGAACAAGGCTTATGTCTTGAAGCTGTTGATATTTGTTGTAATCGTGTTTATCATGAAATAAGCtgtaaaattggaaaaaaaaaagctaaagaaGGTCTTGGATGTACtgatgaaacaaataaaaagctaGAAAATGATCATTATCAAAAAGATTGTTGTGAAGGTTGTAAATTAGGAATTTTAACTGGTTCAATGGGTCAAGGTTGTGCATTTAATGGTTTTTCATTTGGTATACCATGGGATCCAGCATTTATGGAGTGTTGTCATGAAACTGAATCACCATCAAacacatcaacatcaacaacaataaataataaaaaatctacaacTGTTGTACCAACTGAATCAacaccaacatcatcatctgatCTTGATCTTTCACTTGAATTTACTGACGATGATAATTCAACATcag ctGAAAATACAAagagtaaaaatatttgtacaaTATTAAAGGGTTTATTGTGTTCTGATATTTGTGTACCAGTTGATGGTTCATATTATTGTGACTGTCCAAAAGGCTGGGTTCTTCTTGAGGATAAAAAAACATGCAGATCTGAGACTCCAATTAAtcg atgcGAATCAGATAATCCATGTGAACATAGATGCAAGGACAATGGAACAGCTGTTATATGTGATTGTGATCCTGGTTTTATTTTAGCTGATGATGGACACTCTTGTAATCAAAAACCAACTGAAACAACAaccataaaaattacaacattaaagccaactaaaaaaaaaattaaaacaactaaaaaaataatttctactactcaaaaattaataacaacaacaacaccaaagCTAACAACAATACCACCAACAACAATACCAACAACAATACCGACAACAATACCAACAATAATACCAACAACAATACCAACAAcaactgttaaaaaattaacaacaataaaaaataatagaaatgaaaaattaacaactcgATCATCAAGCAACACTGATAATTTACCACAGTGTCCAATTGGATATCATTATAATCCAGAAGCTGGTGTCTGTGATg ACATCAACGAGTGTGAAGATGATCAAGAAATATGTACATTTGgaaaatgtgaaaataatattggctCTTATATTTGCCATGATAATTTGCCGGATGAGAGTTCAATGAGGAATGTGCTGATCCAGCCAATaacagatattaaaaatagatgtCCACCTGGATATGAATGGGATCATCAAGCTGAAAATTGTCtag ataTTGATGAGTGTGGTGTATTGATTGATCAACCTTGTCCAATTAATACCCACTTGTGTGTTAATACTCATGGTAGTTATTCTTGTCATGAGCTGAGTGAAACAACTGGATGTCCAGCTGGATTTAAATACAACacgtttgataaaaaatgtcaag ATGTTGATGAGTGCAAAGAAGAGCTTCATGGTTGTTTATCTGGTGTTGAAGTTTGTCGAAACACCGAGGGTGCTTATGAGTGTGATATCAGCTGTCGTAAAGGTTTCGAATTCAACAGAAACTCCAACATGtgtattg ATATCAATGAATGTGAGGATAATCCTTGTCCATTGGAGAAACCAATTTGTGTTAATCTTCCAGGTTTTCATCAAtgtagaaataaaagaaaaattaaaaaaaaagaaaatttaaaagctacatacaaagaaaatgaaattattgatgaacaaaaatttgaagaatcaattaaaaaagaagatactatttttattgatcaaaataatactctag attttaatttacaatcatCATGTTCATCGGGTTATAAAAACAATGGAATTAATTGTACAGATATTGATGAGTGTACAGATGGTCCAGGTTGTCAAGAACATGAACGTTGTATAAATAATCCAGGTGGTTATGATTGTTTACCTCTCTGTACAGCTGGAACATTTTTTGATAGAATATCTAAAACATGTCAAGATGTTAATGAGTGTCTTCTTGGTCAGCACAGTTGtcttgaaaatgaaatatgtGAAAATACAAATGGCTCATTTATTTGTAAAGAACCACCATCATGTGATCCTGGTCATCGTCTTCAAAATAATTCTTGCATTGACATTGATGAGTGTACTGACAATACACACAATTGTCAAGAAAATCTTCATCAATATTGTGTCAATCGTTTGGGTAGTTTTGACTGTATAACACGTCTTCCAATTTGTGAATTTGGCTTTAATTTTTCActgtcaacaaataaatgtGAAGATATTGATGAGTGTAATGATACAATCAAATCACCGTGTGATGCTAGACTTGGAGAACGttgtgttaatttaaatgGTACATTTTCATGTGAAAGAccgacaattaattttaataatatttatcaaagacGTGGTGCTTGTCCATCTGGGTATCGATATAATTCACAGCAAAGAGATTGTgaag atGTTGATGAGTGTGCAGAACATTTGGATTCATGTGGTACAGAAGTATGTTATAATCAGCCAGGTGGTTATACTTGTGCCAGTCGACCATCACCAATAACTCCAAGGCCAACACGTCAAGAGACTCagccaccaccatcatcatcagattCCAACGCTCAAAAAAAATGTGCAACTGGTTTAAAATACGTTAGAAATCGTGGctgtattgatattaatgagTGTGAAGAAATTGAAGAAGCTTGCACAAGTAATGAAGAGTGTATAAATACATCTGGAAGTTTTActtgtaaatgtaaattagGATTTAGACGTGATAATTTAACACAAGCATGTGTTGATATAAATGAATgtcaatttcaacaaaatgatTGTTTACCAACACAAAGATGTGACAATACACTTGGAAGTTATATATGCGTTAGATTTTTATCATGTGGTACTGGTTACACACTTAATGCTGCAACAGAATCAtgtgaagatgatgatgaatgtgTACTTGGTACACATGATTGTAGTAATGGATATCATTGTCGTAATACTGTTGGTTCATACAGATGTGATAAAAATCAACGTGGTCAAGTTTTAACaactactaaaaaaattacaacaagtaCAACATCTCGTCCTTTATCAACAACATCTCGTCCATTATCAACAACCACAAAAATTCcaattataacaacaacaatgacaaCTGCAATGACAACAATTTTACCTGAAATTGATGCACCAAGATCATGTCCACCAGGTTTTTTACGTGGTTCAAGTAATCAGTGTATTGACATTGATGAGTGTCAGTATGGAAGATCAAATCCTTGCTCAAGACAACCAATGTCAAGATGTGTAAATACAATTGGATCATATCAGTGtgtatcaagaaaaatatgtgAACCAGGCTTCAAAGCTGATTTACAAACAAGTAGATGcattgatattgatgaatgtGAAGATGGTACACATCAATGTGGACGTGGACAATTGTGTGAAAATCTACCAGGTCGTTATGCATGCTCATGTCCAAGGGGTTATACAATaggtgataataataattgtcttgATATAAATGAGTGTAAAATATTTGGTAGAAATCCATGTGGTGGTAATGGAAAATGTGAAAATACTGATGGCTCATATAGATGTGTATGTGAAGAAGGTTTTGAAAAGCTAAATGGTGATAATGTTTGTCAAGATATTGATGAATGcagaattaattcaaatacttGTCAGCATGATTGTATTAATATGTGGGGAAGTTATAGATGTACTTGTCAACATGGCTATCGATTGAATCATCATGACAATAGAACATGCATTGATATTAATGAGTGTGaagaatttaaagaaaataatttatgtgtTGGATTTTGTGATAACACAATGGGCAGTTATTTATGCAGATGTCCAGATGGTTATCGTCTTAGTAGTGATGGAAGAACATGTCAGGATATTGATGAGTGTTCAAGTGGACCAGTTTGCAGAGATTTAAATGACATGTGTCAAAATACTAGAGGTGGATACAagtgtaataaaattaaatgtccaATTGGTTATCATCGAGATGAATATCGTAAAAA TCGATGTGTTAGAACATCACGTTATTGTCCAAGTGGTGATCTCAGTTGCTTTCGTTCACCATctcattattcatttaattttataacatttgTCAGTATGTTTCCAATACCAGAATCAACTGGacaacttgaattatttacaatgaGAGGAACACATTTACCTGGTTCAacaatacaatttaataaatcacttGTTAATGTTAGATCACCACCAGGTCTTCCACGTGTTACTGAATCATATTTTACATTACGACATCCATCACCATCAGATGCTGTACTTTGTTTGTCAAGAAGTATACCTGGACCACAAGAAATTGAACTTGAATTGAGCATGGAAATTTATCATGGTGAAGCATTTGCTGGTAGTGCTgttgctaaattatttatatatgtaacacaatatgaattttaa
- the LOC122856452 gene encoding relaxin receptor 1-like, with translation MKHKRITLTGTLMISSVVVLGVLMYYFSQDKCPMGTFLCQNTTNNCRPQRQWCNGNKDCPDNDDESITNCFDEIHGEWGWFLKKRGGSPGKICDSSKCPTAECICRRCQVSCINSTKITKIPSNFSPNITRLNMRNNSLIEINADAFVNYLEIRSLYIELNKIEKLKKGIFLKQKNLRWLILSHNRLVEIETGDLIGLSSIESIWVIKNNLTKCDFTDFENSTTLERMDLSMNALTYDSIYLPYLPALKKLSLNENRIEKIDNYLFSQLPSLKCLELQKNNLQIIEENAFINLEQLTELKLEDNNIIIIPDKLFTSLINLKKFGLQEIEMENLDKNSFNQFTELDFVYFKKFHYCMSYAPNVKKCRPVSDGVSSLSHLLGKPLLRGAVWGISSVTCLGNLLVLWGRFTAKDENRVLSIVIRNLAVSDMLMGIYLLIIGLVDIQFRDKYTQEANVWMSSWFCIFLGMLAMTSSEVSVLILSFMSIERFLLIAAPLRGQQRTLTPITAKFSMTIIWIIGIIIASLPVIHWRSSTKFYGLNGMCFPLHIDDPFIIGWEYSAFIFLGVNLTGLVIIGYVYVAMFTSIWKTRKNVNCQLSIGDSEFALRFFFIVLTDASCWAPIIVLKILAFLKYPIAPDLHAWVVIFILPVNSAINPLLYTFTTPKFRERFMNEKWIYQIQNYFYKKEESSQDSQESSGDEVKKKSILGIPAINKWAIKDKLSNIP, from the exons atgaaacatAAACGTATTACTTTAACTGGAACTTTGATGATTAGTTCTGTTGTTGTTCTTGGTGTTTTGATGTATTACTTTAGTCAag ATAAATGTCCAATGGGTACATTTTTATGTCAAAATACAACAAACAATTGTAGACCACAAAGACAATGGTGTAATGGAAATAAAGATTGCCCTGATAATGATGACGAGAGTATCACAAATTGTT ttgatGAAATTCATGGCGAATGGGgatggtttttaaaaaaacgagGAGGTAGTCCTGGAAAAATTTGTG ATTCTTCAAAATGCCCAACTGCAGAATGCATCTGTAGACGTTGTCAAGTATCTTGTATTAATTCGACAAAGATTACGAAAATTCCGAGCAATTTTTCTCCCAATATTACCAGACT AAATATGAGGAACAATTCTTTGATAGAAATTAACGCTGAtgcttttgttaattatttggaAATTAGATCTCTCTATATTGAACtaaacaaaattgaaaaattaaaaaaaggaatatttttaaaacaaaaaaatctacGTTGGtt AATTTTATCACATAATAGACTGGTCGAAATTGAGACAGGAGATTTAATTGGTCTATCATCAATTGAAAGTATTtgggtaattaaaaataatttaacaaaatgtgATTTTACTGATTTTGAAAATAGCACAACTCTTGAACGAAT GGATTTAAGCATGAATGCATTGACGTATGACAGTATTTATTTACCATATTTACCAGCTTTAAAAAAACT atcattgaatgaaaatcgcattgaaaaaattgataattatttattttcccaaTTGCCATCTTTAAAATGCtt ggaattacaaaaaaataatttacaaatcatTGAGGAAAATGCATTTATCAATTTGGAACAACTAActgaatt aaaacttgaagacaacaatataataataataccagaTAAACTATTTACatcattgattaatttaaaaaaatt tGGACTTCAAGAAAttgaaatggaaaatttagataaaaattcattcaatcaATTTACTGAGTTAGATTTTGt atattttaaaaaatttcattactGCATGTCATATGCTCCAAATGTTAAAAAGTGTCGTCCAGTTAGTGATGGTGTATCATCATTGTCTCATCTTCTCGGCAAGCCACTTTTACGAGGAGCTGTTTGGGGAATATCATCAGTAACTTGTCTCGGTAATTTGCTGGTACTTTGGGGTAGATTTACAGCTAAAGATGAAAACCGTGTGCTCAGTATTGTCATTAGAAATCTAGCAG tATCAGATATGTTGATGGGAATATACCTCTTGATAATTGGTCTAGTTGATATACAATTTCGTGATAAATATACTCAAGAAGCAAATGTCTGGATGTCATCTTGGTTCTGTATATTCTTGGGAATGTTGGCAATGACATCGTCTGAAGTATCTGTtcttatattatcatttatgtcAATTGAAAGATTTTTACTAATTGCTGCACCACTCAGAGGACAGCAGAGAACTCTGACTCCAATTACAGCTAAATTTTCAATGACTATTATTTGGATTATTGGAATAATAATTGCTTCATTACcag ttaTACATTGGAGAAGCAGCACCAAGTTTTATGGTCTCAATGGTATGTGTTTTCCTCTACATATTGATGATCCATTTATCATTGGATGGGAATATTCAGCATTTATATTTCTTGGAGTTAATTTAACTgg acTTGTTATAATTGGATATGTTTATGTGGCAATGTTTACAAGTATTTggaaaacaagaaaaaatgtcaattgtcAATTGTCAATTGGGGATTCAGAATTTgcattgagatttttttttattgttttaactgATGCATCATGTTGGGCACCAATaattgtattgaaaattttggcttttttaaaatatccaaTTGCAC ctgATCTTCATGCTTgggttgtcatttttattctaCCAGTTAATAGCGCAATTAATCCATTGTTATACACATTTACAACACCAAAATTCAGGGAGAGatttatgaatgaaaaatggatttatcaaattcaaaattatttttataaaaaagaagaatcaagtcaag aCTCTCAGGAATCATCAGGAGAtgaagtcaaaaaaaaatccatactTGGTATTCCAGCCATCAACAAGTGGGCCATCAAGGATAAATTATCTAACATTccttaa